One part of the Marinobacterium rhizophilum genome encodes these proteins:
- a CDS encoding thymidine phosphorylase family protein, with amino-acid sequence MILAPERMAPLEPLRIGIDTRQELIIYLHADCPVCRSEGFSALSRVLVSSNGQHIIATLNIVTGDLVSSGQIGLSEPAWKRLALKPDAHIRVSHPAPVQSLSYVRAKVFGHALDQQQLQSIIEDIVDGRYADVHVAAFITACGADNLSLQEITALTRAMIQAGDTLDWELPMVIDKHCVGGLPGNRTSPIVVSILTACGLTVPKTSSRAITSPAGTADTMEVLTNVCLNRGQMKDIVTRVGGCLAWGGSVRLSPADDLLIQVERALDIDSEGQLVASVLSKKIAAGATHVLIDIPVGPSAKVRSRASADKLADTFRQVAAELGLSIRLLCTDGSQPIGCGIGPALEALDVLAVLQSKPEAPLDLRNRACLVAGAMLEMADVTAPGLGEAMAREKLESGEAWDKFQAICMAQGGLKRPPVAPYRYNLTARDAGIVSAIDNRLLSKIAKLAGAPVDPAAGVHIPVKLGDRIEPNEILLSIHAESSGELNYAVGYLEQHINVVQLQPLSEPGP; translated from the coding sequence ATGATCCTCGCACCTGAAAGAATGGCTCCGCTCGAGCCGCTGCGGATTGGCATCGACACCCGCCAGGAGCTCATTATCTATCTGCACGCGGACTGCCCGGTATGTCGCTCCGAAGGCTTTTCCGCACTCTCGCGGGTACTGGTGTCGAGCAACGGCCAGCACATTATCGCAACCCTGAATATCGTCACAGGCGACCTGGTATCCAGCGGCCAGATCGGCTTGTCGGAGCCGGCCTGGAAGCGGCTCGCGCTGAAGCCGGACGCCCATATCAGGGTTTCCCACCCGGCGCCGGTACAATCGCTGTCCTACGTGCGCGCCAAGGTATTCGGTCACGCGCTGGATCAACAGCAGCTACAAAGCATCATTGAGGATATCGTCGACGGGCGTTATGCCGATGTACATGTTGCGGCGTTCATCACGGCCTGTGGTGCCGACAATCTCAGTCTGCAGGAAATCACGGCGCTGACCCGCGCCATGATCCAGGCCGGCGACACCCTTGACTGGGAGCTGCCCATGGTGATCGACAAGCACTGTGTCGGTGGCCTGCCCGGCAACCGTACCAGCCCGATCGTGGTTTCCATTCTCACGGCCTGCGGCCTGACGGTACCTAAAACCTCGTCACGAGCAATCACCTCCCCGGCCGGTACGGCCGATACCATGGAAGTGCTGACCAATGTCTGCCTCAACAGAGGGCAGATGAAAGATATCGTTACCCGGGTCGGCGGCTGCCTGGCCTGGGGGGGCTCTGTGCGTCTGAGTCCCGCCGATGACCTGCTGATACAGGTAGAGCGGGCTCTGGATATCGATAGCGAGGGTCAACTGGTCGCCTCGGTGCTGTCCAAGAAGATCGCGGCCGGCGCCACCCATGTGCTGATCGATATTCCGGTGGGGCCCAGCGCCAAGGTACGCAGCCGTGCCTCCGCCGACAAGCTGGCCGACACCTTTCGCCAGGTGGCGGCTGAACTGGGGCTCAGTATCCGCCTGCTCTGCACCGACGGCAGCCAGCCGATTGGCTGCGGCATCGGCCCTGCGCTAGAAGCCCTGGACGTGCTGGCGGTACTGCAGAGCAAGCCCGAGGCACCCCTTGATCTCAGGAATCGCGCCTGCCTGGTCGCAGGCGCCATGCTGGAGATGGCCGATGTCACGGCACCGGGGCTGGGCGAGGCCATGGCGCGCGAAAAACTGGAATCCGGGGAGGCCTGGGACAAGTTTCAGGCCATCTGCATGGCGCAGGGCGGCCTCAAGCGCCCTCCTGTTGCGCCCTACCGGTATAACCTGACCGCCCGCGACGCCGGTATCGTCAGCGCCATCGACAATCGCCTGCTGTCGAAAATTGCCAAACTGGCCGGTGCGCCCGTCGACCCTGCCGCAGGCGTGCATATTCCGGTCAAGCTCGGCGACCGGATCGAACCCAACGAGATCCTGCTGAGCATTCACGCCGAAAGTTCGGGCGAACTGAATTACGCTGTCGGCTATCTCGAGCAACACATCAATGTTGTCCAGTTACAACCATTATCGGAGCCAGGCCCATGA
- a CDS encoding ribose-phosphate pyrophosphokinase, with protein MKPLLFNLTSDPAVCSRLAQLLPAQSGELELHRFPDGESYLRFHTECQDRDCLLFCNLYHPDEKLAPLLFAAATLRELGARRVLLISPYLGYMRQDTRFKPGECVSSRVFARLLSDHLDGLITVDPHLHRYASLNEIYSLKSVLVPAAPLIAHWINQQIRQPLLIGPDAESEQWVSEVAHLAGAPWQILHKERHGDYAVDVSLPDVERWRTHSPVLVDDIISSGRTMLETLHHLQDAGLPRATCIAVHGIFAGDAYHQLQTCADVVSTDCIPHPSNAIHIAEALAEASRHWLQN; from the coding sequence ATGAAACCTCTGCTGTTCAACCTGACTTCGGATCCGGCCGTTTGCTCGCGGCTGGCGCAACTTCTGCCGGCACAGAGCGGCGAACTGGAGCTACACCGCTTTCCGGACGGCGAGTCCTATCTACGGTTTCACACCGAGTGCCAGGATCGGGACTGCCTGCTGTTCTGCAACCTCTATCATCCGGACGAGAAGCTGGCACCACTGCTGTTTGCCGCCGCAACCCTGCGTGAACTGGGCGCCCGTCGCGTGCTGCTGATCAGTCCCTATCTGGGTTACATGCGCCAGGATACCCGCTTCAAGCCAGGGGAATGTGTCAGCTCTCGCGTGTTTGCGCGCCTGCTGTCAGACCATTTAGATGGCCTGATTACGGTCGATCCGCATCTGCACCGCTACGCCTCGCTCAACGAAATCTACAGCCTCAAAAGCGTCCTGGTACCCGCCGCGCCACTGATCGCACACTGGATAAACCAGCAGATCCGCCAGCCACTCCTCATCGGGCCGGACGCGGAGAGCGAGCAGTGGGTCAGCGAAGTTGCGCACCTGGCAGGGGCGCCCTGGCAGATTCTGCACAAGGAGCGGCACGGTGACTATGCAGTTGACGTATCTCTGCCCGATGTCGAACGCTGGCGCACACACAGCCCGGTACTGGTCGACGACATCATTTCCAGCGGCCGCACCATGCTTGAGACGCTGCACCACCTGCAGGACGCCGGCCTGCCCCGCGCCACCTGCATTGCCGTGCATGGAATTTTTGCCGGCGATGCCTATCACCAACTGCAAACCTGCGCCGACGTCGTCTCCACCGACTGCATCCCCCATCCGAGTAATGCCATCCATATCGCCGAAGCGCTGGCAGAGGCTAGCCGACAC